The stretch of DNA TGAAAAAAAAAGAACCTGACATATTCGTCAGGTTCTTCGCTAAGCGGACATTTATGCAAATGATGGCTTGGTGTGATCTACCTTGCCGCTAAGGATCTTTCTATATTCTGCATCCCCGCCCTCTAAAGATGGGCCGATATAAATTCGAGAAGTCCGCTCTCCAGCGGGTCTCGATACAACCAAGGGGACTATTCCTGATGGGCCTGATCGGTGAACGGCGCCCCGTTCCTTCTTACTTCTTCTGCTGCTCATGCTGTATCCCCTCCTACTAAATGATTAATAGTCCGAAGCAGATCGCTGTTAAATGCAACGACTTCCTTAAGGTTCTGAGGGGTCAACCCGTCATTCCCCGAAAAATGCACAGAAAGTACGTGCTCATCCCCTAAAGGATAGCACAGGATATACACCTGCGCAACTTCCATTCGCTGATAAAAATTCCATTCACTTGTCAGGTAAGCCTCGACCACGCTTGGACGGTTTCCTTCCTCCTCTGCCGCTGCAAAGGAATAGAACCGGCCGCGGCCGACGTTTCCTCCAACCTGAGCAAGCCCTTCAGAACCTTGCACCTGCCAAAATGCCGCGCCAATCACATGGCACTGCTCTGGAGGCTGAAAAGAAATTCGCACTGCTTCGCTCAAAGCGTTATATTCTTGAGGACCATTCCCAAGGGCATTGATGCGGGTATACTGCCAGAAGAAGTGAAGCACGCTCTGCTTTTTACGCAGCTCCAGCTTCACGTTCTCCAGCTCTTTAGCAGGATCAGGGAAGAAGCCCTGCTCCCGGATGATCTCCAGCAACTTGCTGCAAGCAAGATCTACTGCAGCCGTCATGTTATCATGAGATGCCTCATAGTTCAGCTGAGTGAGCCCGTGAAGGTCCGACATCAGATGATATTCATCTAGGGTCTGACCCAATTCCACATTGGCATGCTCTTCAACCGTATCCGGCAGCAGACAAAACACCCGCTTTCTGCGCAGCTTTCCCCAGAACAGGCCAAGCTCAAATTGAGTATTATCCCGGGTAACATAATAATATTTACCACGAATCTGCGCAACATCATCAGGAGAAAATATAAAAACGGCAAAATCGCTCTCGTCCAAATTGCGTTCCAAAGCTTCCATCGTATATTCATTCGCATGAAAGGCATTGGCATACCAGGGAGTGATCTGCGCTTCCCATTTCAATTGCTCATGTACGCCTCGTGCATATTTAATAGCTTCTCTCGACGATCCAATAAATAGCTTTGGTTTTCTCACGGCTTTACTCCTTTTACCATTTTTGCCATTACCTCTATTATACAAACTGCTGATAGGTATGAATAGAAGCACATAGCACTAAAAGGAGTGAGCCTATTAGTGTCCTTACTCTATTTTAAACTTAGCTGCCGTCTCCGCCAGATCTTTGGTCAGCTGGTCGATGGTCTGGACCATTTCGGCCAGCTGCTGCACCATATGGGATTGCTCATGCATCGTTGCCGTCACTTCTTCTACAGAGGCAGATACTTCTTCACCAGAAGCCGACAAATTCTGTGCAGCGTCCAGCATATCGTCTTTATCATGCTTCATTTGTGAGATTTCCTCCGCCATTCCCGCAATTTGGTCGGTGATCTCCAGGACATGCTCATGGATCGCCTGGAATGCTTCACGGGTGCGGCTTACGTATTCATCCTGCTGGATAGAAATCTCCCGGATCTCTTGAACGCTATGATAGTTCTCTTCAACATAGGTCAGATTCTGCTGAATAATCTCATGAATCTTATTGGACTGGGCAGCGCTTTGCTCTGCCAGCTTGCGAATTTCTGAAGCGACCACTGCAAATCCGCGGCCATGCTCTCCAGCTCTGGCAGCTTCAATAGAAGCATTCAAAGCCAGCAAATTCGTTTGGTTGGAGATTCCGTTGATCGCCTCTGTGATCAGACCGATATTGTCGGAGCTTTCCTGCAGCTTATGTGTGATGGAGGATATCTTTTGAACTTCCTCTTCGTTCTTCTCTTTATTTCGAATCAGTTCCTCCACA from Paenibacillus sp. CAA11 encodes:
- a CDS encoding TIR domain-containing protein; amino-acid sequence: MRKPKLFIGSSREAIKYARGVHEQLKWEAQITPWYANAFHANEYTMEALERNLDESDFAVFIFSPDDVAQIRGKYYYVTRDNTQFELGLFWGKLRRKRVFCLLPDTVEEHANVELGQTLDEYHLMSDLHGLTQLNYEASHDNMTAAVDLACSKLLEIIREQGFFPDPAKELENVKLELRKKQSVLHFFWQYTRINALGNGPQEYNALSEAVRISFQPPEQCHVIGAAFWQVQGSEGLAQVGGNVGRGRFYSFAAAEEEGNRPSVVEAYLTSEWNFYQRMEVAQVYILCYPLGDEHVLSVHFSGNDGLTPQNLKEVVAFNSDLLRTINHLVGGDTA